In Streptomyces durocortorensis, a genomic segment contains:
- a CDS encoding chitinase, protein MERTGPTVRLSRLLAVGSAALLAAGALVASAPAAGAADADLVRNGGFEAGLDGWSCTASSGSVVATPTHSGTAALKATPVGGDHAKCSQKITVKPDSTYTLSAWVQGGYVHLGASGTGTTDVTTWTQSPGTWERLTTGFTTGPATTSVTVYTHGWYGTPAYYADDLTLIGPGGDPVQIPAVPGGLKPTATTASSVSLSWNAVSGASGYNVYRGGTKVDSVTATSATVTGLAASTAYSFQVAATNEAGESAKSAAVSATTAESGDGGAELPARALVGYLHSSFANGSGYTRMADVPDSWDVINLAFGEPTSVTSGDIRFALCPVAECPNVESEAEFKAAIKAKQAAGKKVLISIGGQNGQVQLASTAARDAFVTSVSKIIDTYGLDGLDIDFEGHSLSLNTGDTDFRSPTSPVIVNLISAVKTLKAKYGSDFVLTMAPETFFVQLGYQFYGSGPWGGQDPRAGAYLPVIHALRDDLTLLHVQDYNSGPIMGLDDQYHTMGGADFHIAMTDMLLAGFPVAGDQSKVFPGLRPDQVAIGLPASTHAGNGHTAPAEVNKALNCLIKKTDCGSYQTHGTWSDLRGLMTWSINWDRFNNEEFSRNFDSYFGD, encoded by the coding sequence GTGGAACGCACCGGACCAACCGTCAGACTTTCCCGGCTTCTGGCCGTCGGCTCGGCCGCTCTGCTCGCTGCCGGTGCCCTGGTCGCCTCGGCCCCGGCGGCAGGCGCGGCCGATGCGGACCTGGTGCGCAACGGCGGCTTCGAAGCGGGACTCGACGGCTGGAGCTGTACGGCCTCCAGCGGCTCGGTCGTCGCCACCCCCACGCACAGCGGCACCGCGGCGCTCAAGGCGACCCCGGTCGGCGGTGACCACGCGAAGTGCTCGCAGAAGATCACGGTCAAGCCCGACTCCACGTACACGCTGAGCGCCTGGGTGCAGGGCGGGTACGTCCACCTCGGCGCATCCGGCACCGGCACGACCGACGTCACCACCTGGACGCAGTCCCCCGGGACGTGGGAGCGGCTCACCACCGGCTTCACCACCGGCCCCGCCACCACCTCCGTGACCGTCTACACCCACGGCTGGTACGGCACCCCGGCCTACTACGCCGACGACCTCACCCTCATCGGCCCCGGCGGCGACCCCGTCCAGATCCCCGCCGTGCCCGGGGGCCTGAAGCCGACGGCGACCACGGCCTCCTCGGTCTCCCTCTCCTGGAACGCCGTCTCCGGCGCGAGCGGCTACAACGTCTACCGGGGCGGTACGAAGGTCGACTCGGTCACCGCGACCTCCGCCACCGTGACGGGCCTGGCAGCCTCCACCGCGTACAGCTTCCAGGTCGCGGCCACCAACGAGGCCGGTGAGTCCGCGAAGTCGGCGGCGGTCAGCGCGACCACCGCGGAGAGCGGAGACGGCGGGGCCGAGCTCCCGGCCCGCGCACTCGTCGGCTATCTGCACTCCAGCTTCGCCAACGGCTCCGGCTACACGCGGATGGCGGACGTGCCCGACTCCTGGGACGTCATCAACCTCGCCTTCGGCGAGCCCACCTCCGTCACCTCCGGCGACATCCGCTTCGCGCTCTGCCCGGTCGCGGAGTGCCCGAACGTCGAGTCCGAGGCGGAGTTCAAGGCCGCGATCAAGGCCAAGCAGGCCGCGGGCAAGAAGGTGCTGATCTCCATCGGCGGCCAGAACGGCCAGGTGCAGCTCGCCTCCACCGCGGCCCGCGACGCCTTCGTCACCTCGGTCTCCAAGATCATCGACACCTACGGCCTGGACGGCCTGGACATCGACTTCGAGGGCCACTCCCTCTCGCTGAACACGGGCGACACCGACTTCCGCAGCCCCACCTCACCGGTGATCGTCAACCTGATCTCCGCCGTCAAGACCCTCAAGGCGAAGTACGGCTCCGACTTCGTCCTCACGATGGCCCCCGAGACCTTCTTCGTACAGCTGGGCTACCAGTTCTACGGCTCCGGTCCCTGGGGCGGCCAGGACCCGCGCGCCGGCGCCTACCTCCCGGTCATCCACGCCCTGCGCGACGACCTGACCCTGCTCCACGTCCAGGACTACAACTCCGGCCCGATCATGGGACTCGACGATCAGTACCACACGATGGGCGGCGCGGACTTCCACATCGCGATGACCGACATGCTGCTCGCGGGCTTCCCGGTGGCGGGAGACCAGAGCAAGGTCTTCCCGGGCCTGCGCCCCGACCAGGTCGCCATCGGCCTTCCGGCCTCCACCCACGCGGGCAACGGCCACACCGCGCCGGCCGAGGTCAACAAGGCGCTCAACTGCCTGATCAAGAAGACCGACTGCGGCTCCTACCAGACCCACGGCACCTGGTCCGACCTGCGCGGCCTCATGACCTGGTCCATCAACTGGGACCGCTTCAACAACGAGGAGTTCTCCCGGAACTTCGACTCCTACTTCGGCGACTGA
- a CDS encoding ATP/GTP-binding protein translates to MDDDTRGVRGTSADRVPGPAVPPPPTAPPRVPPPAAAPAPSVSGLGAPAPYPAPPTGRAPAPPPTATPVEQPSPEAPVDAWLRTPRPPQGPGVWRFGYTPPPPEEAEGVSDRSLLVGALISLLSALLLWSLWRNGYLPYRLVPLKLFTPGEWWNPGTSGGPRTIEGSDALTVYEAILFGLLAYGCGRIGNFSELFRRHVAGRGQPFLAVAAAVAAGFTQLLVWKETLPVVRPVLVLVASVAGGEIYQSQTVVNVIYGLIAAAVLWPFARLGRWRELIAARRVSPAPAPGSPPAPATAASPDQWPELRAAGWTDAADTLTAEVRTGRMNDVDVARLRHAWTLATRRPDRLAPFAEAVLRTGGAAALHPSGHRDLPRRTARHDVLTGQVRIGRCAQDQHNPYVRRGTGLALDPTLLGTSLLAVGPPGAGKSARLIRPVVEALALRALAGQAAVLAVGAAGAPLGPDEAFDVVVRVGNPASAHDLDLYGGTTDPDEAAAVLAEGLVGDVGSLDSRRSATVLAQLLGPYRAAHDHFPSVPELRELLDGTPAAIAGLRAALEAAGHHAMLRELDARARQAGGPGDPAPVLADRVALLDRPAFAGFFATGPDARPFALRSLGQHPLRVRIDLPERGHAEASRLLTRLLLAQFTAITAARTDTALFACLVLDDATHAVTAETVRGIRRLRSVNAGAVLALRTVDDVPEALHTPLLGAVGCTAAFSGITTWDGKRFAEAWGKEWVETREVAQHTVFADQPFTRALHALRKLVTGKAVTTDAVTVRQVERERWSASELAYSVPAGHAVIRLATVEGEHAPPLLVQLDA, encoded by the coding sequence ATGGACGACGACACGCGGGGCGTACGGGGCACGAGCGCGGACAGGGTCCCCGGACCGGCCGTCCCGCCACCGCCCACGGCCCCGCCCCGGGTACCTCCCCCCGCCGCAGCGCCCGCGCCCTCCGTATCCGGCCTCGGTGCTCCGGCCCCGTACCCGGCCCCGCCGACCGGACGAGCGCCGGCTCCGCCCCCCACCGCAACCCCGGTCGAGCAGCCGTCCCCCGAGGCCCCGGTCGACGCCTGGCTGCGCACTCCCCGCCCGCCCCAGGGGCCCGGCGTCTGGCGGTTCGGATACACCCCGCCCCCGCCCGAGGAGGCCGAGGGCGTATCCGACCGGTCGCTGCTGGTCGGCGCCCTGATCTCGCTGCTCTCCGCACTGCTGCTGTGGTCGCTGTGGCGCAACGGCTACCTCCCCTACCGCCTCGTCCCGCTGAAGCTCTTCACCCCAGGGGAATGGTGGAACCCGGGAACGTCCGGCGGCCCCCGCACCATCGAGGGCAGTGACGCCCTCACGGTGTACGAGGCGATCCTGTTCGGGCTGCTGGCCTACGGCTGCGGCCGCATCGGCAACTTCTCCGAGCTCTTCCGCCGCCATGTCGCGGGCCGGGGGCAGCCCTTCCTCGCCGTCGCCGCCGCTGTCGCCGCAGGGTTCACGCAGCTCCTCGTCTGGAAGGAGACCCTGCCGGTCGTCCGCCCGGTCCTCGTCCTGGTCGCCTCCGTCGCGGGCGGCGAGATCTACCAGAGCCAGACCGTCGTCAACGTGATCTACGGACTCATCGCCGCCGCCGTGCTCTGGCCCTTCGCCCGCCTCGGCCGCTGGCGCGAACTGATCGCCGCCCGCCGGGTCAGCCCCGCCCCCGCCCCCGGCAGCCCGCCCGCCCCCGCCACGGCCGCCTCCCCCGACCAGTGGCCCGAGCTGCGCGCAGCGGGCTGGACCGACGCGGCGGACACCCTCACCGCCGAGGTTCGCACCGGCCGCATGAACGACGTGGACGTGGCCCGGCTCCGCCACGCGTGGACGCTCGCCACCCGGCGGCCCGACCGGCTCGCCCCCTTCGCCGAGGCCGTCCTGCGTACCGGGGGAGCCGCTGCCCTGCACCCTTCGGGCCACCGAGACCTGCCCCGCCGCACCGCCCGCCACGACGTCCTCACCGGACAGGTCAGGATCGGCCGGTGCGCCCAGGACCAGCACAACCCCTACGTCCGCCGGGGTACGGGCCTCGCCCTGGACCCCACACTGCTGGGCACCTCACTGCTCGCCGTGGGCCCGCCGGGGGCGGGGAAGTCCGCGCGTCTGATCCGGCCGGTCGTCGAAGCCCTCGCGCTGCGCGCGCTCGCCGGGCAGGCCGCGGTCCTCGCCGTCGGCGCGGCGGGTGCGCCGCTGGGCCCGGACGAGGCCTTCGACGTCGTCGTACGCGTCGGCAACCCTGCCTCCGCCCATGACCTCGACCTGTACGGGGGGACCACCGACCCCGACGAGGCCGCAGCCGTCCTGGCGGAGGGGCTCGTCGGTGATGTCGGCAGCCTCGACAGCCGCCGCTCCGCCACTGTCCTCGCCCAGCTCCTCGGTCCCTACCGGGCAGCCCACGACCACTTCCCCTCCGTGCCCGAGCTGCGTGAGCTCCTCGACGGCACCCCGGCCGCGATCGCCGGGCTCCGCGCCGCCCTGGAAGCCGCCGGGCACCACGCGATGCTTCGCGAGCTGGACGCCCGGGCCCGGCAGGCGGGCGGCCCCGGCGACCCCGCGCCGGTCCTCGCCGACCGGGTCGCCCTGCTCGACCGTCCCGCGTTCGCCGGATTCTTCGCCACCGGACCGGACGCCCGCCCCTTCGCCCTGCGCTCTCTCGGTCAGCACCCGCTCCGGGTCCGCATCGACCTGCCGGAGCGCGGCCACGCGGAGGCGTCCCGACTGCTCACCCGACTCCTCCTCGCCCAGTTCACCGCGATCACCGCGGCGCGCACCGACACCGCGCTCTTCGCCTGCCTCGTCCTGGACGACGCCACTCACGCGGTGACCGCCGAGACCGTCCGGGGCATCCGCCGCCTCCGCTCGGTCAACGCGGGAGCCGTACTCGCCCTGCGTACCGTGGACGACGTGCCCGAGGCCCTGCACACCCCGCTGCTCGGCGCGGTCGGCTGCACGGCGGCCTTCTCCGGCATCACCACCTGGGACGGCAAGCGCTTCGCCGAGGCCTGGGGCAAGGAGTGGGTCGAGACCCGCGAGGTCGCCCAGCACACCGTCTTCGCCGACCAGCCCTTCACCCGCGCCCTGCACGCCCTGCGCAAGCTCGTCACCGGCAAGGCCGTGACCACGGACGCGGTGACCGTACGGCAGGTGGAGCGGGAGCGGTGGTCGGCCTCCGAGCTCGCTTACTCCGTCCCGGCCGGGCACGCGGTCATCCGGCTGGCCACCGTCGAAGGCGAGCATGCGCCGCCGCTCCTCGTGCAGCTGGACGCCTGA
- a CDS encoding phosphatase PAP2 family protein, translated as MITWQVAAEGPLFRLDERLGGELFGRGPARLTQLFSDLGGMPVALPVLVCAIAYALWRGARRLPVYAALTMAAVPALVIPLKVATARQGPLTEAVNYYPSGHTATAAVAYGASALLLLALPRPSWLRAWLPPLAAVLLTAATGFGLVLHGYHWPLDVLASWCLGPLLLAPLWWVARRR; from the coding sequence CTGATCACCTGGCAGGTCGCGGCCGAGGGCCCCCTCTTCCGGCTGGACGAGCGGCTCGGCGGCGAGCTGTTCGGACGCGGCCCGGCCCGGCTGACCCAGCTCTTCTCCGACCTGGGCGGTATGCCGGTCGCGCTTCCCGTGCTCGTCTGCGCGATCGCGTACGCACTGTGGCGCGGCGCCCGGCGGCTGCCCGTGTACGCGGCCCTCACCATGGCGGCGGTACCCGCGCTGGTGATTCCGCTGAAGGTGGCCACCGCCCGGCAGGGGCCCCTGACCGAGGCGGTCAACTACTACCCGTCCGGGCATACGGCGACGGCGGCCGTGGCGTACGGGGCCTCGGCCCTGCTGCTCCTGGCGCTGCCCCGCCCGTCGTGGCTGCGGGCCTGGCTCCCGCCCCTCGCCGCGGTGCTGCTGACCGCGGCGACGGGCTTCGGTCTGGTGCTGCACGGTTACCACTGGCCGTTGGATGTGCTGGCCAGTTGGTGCCTGGGGCCGCTGCTGCTCGCGCCCCTGTGGTGGGTCGCTCGGCGGCGGTGA
- the gabT gene encoding 4-aminobutyrate--2-oxoglutarate transaminase: MTAIPQERRVVTAIPGPKSAELQARRTAAVAAGVGSTLPVFTARAGGGIIEDVDGNRLIDFGSGIAVTSVGASAEAVVRRASAQLADFTHTCFMVTPYEGYVEVCEQLAELTPGDHAKKSALFNSGAEAVENAVKIARAYTKRTAVVVFDHGYHGRTNLTMALTAKNMPYKQGFGPFAPEVYRVPVAYGYRWPTGAENAGAEASAQAIDEITKQIGAENVAAIIIEPVLGEGGFIEPAKGFLPAIAQFAKDNGIVFVADEIQSGFCRTGQWFACEDEGIVPDLITTAKGIAGGLPLSAVTGRAEIMDAAHAGGLGGTYGGNPVACAGALGSIETMRELDLNAKAKRIEEVMKGRLAEMRAKLPNGDIIGDIRGRGAMIAIELVKSGTKDPNPEAAGALAKACHAEGLLVLTCGTYGNVLRFLPPLVIGEDLLNEGLDLIEQAFGTL, encoded by the coding sequence ATGACCGCAATCCCGCAGGAGCGCCGCGTCGTCACTGCCATCCCCGGCCCGAAGTCGGCCGAGCTTCAGGCTCGCCGTACCGCGGCCGTCGCCGCAGGTGTGGGCTCCACCCTGCCGGTGTTCACCGCCCGTGCGGGCGGCGGGATCATCGAGGACGTGGACGGCAACCGGCTGATCGACTTCGGGTCCGGGATCGCCGTGACCTCCGTGGGCGCCTCCGCCGAGGCCGTCGTGCGCCGCGCCTCCGCGCAGCTCGCGGACTTCACCCACACCTGTTTCATGGTCACGCCGTACGAGGGGTACGTCGAGGTCTGCGAGCAGCTGGCCGAGCTGACGCCGGGCGACCACGCGAAGAAGTCGGCGCTGTTCAACTCGGGCGCCGAGGCCGTCGAGAACGCGGTGAAGATCGCCCGCGCCTACACCAAGCGCACCGCCGTCGTCGTCTTCGACCACGGCTACCACGGCCGGACCAACCTCACGATGGCGCTGACGGCGAAGAACATGCCGTACAAGCAGGGCTTCGGCCCGTTCGCGCCCGAGGTCTACCGTGTCCCGGTCGCCTACGGCTACCGCTGGCCGACCGGCGCCGAGAACGCCGGTGCCGAGGCGTCGGCCCAGGCGATCGACGAGATCACCAAGCAGATCGGTGCGGAGAACGTCGCCGCGATCATCATCGAGCCGGTGCTCGGCGAGGGCGGCTTCATCGAGCCGGCCAAGGGCTTCCTCCCGGCGATCGCGCAGTTCGCCAAGGACAACGGCATCGTCTTCGTCGCGGACGAGATCCAGTCCGGCTTCTGCCGTACCGGCCAGTGGTTCGCCTGCGAGGACGAGGGCATCGTCCCGGACCTGATCACCACCGCCAAGGGCATCGCGGGCGGTCTGCCGCTGTCCGCCGTGACCGGCCGCGCCGAGATCATGGACGCCGCGCACGCCGGTGGCCTGGGCGGTACGTACGGCGGCAACCCGGTCGCCTGCGCCGGTGCGCTCGGGTCCATCGAGACCATGCGCGAGCTGGACCTCAACGCGAAGGCCAAGCGGATCGAGGAGGTCATGAAGGGCCGCCTCGCCGAGATGCGGGCCAAGCTGCCCAACGGCGACATCATCGGCGACATCCGCGGCCGCGGCGCCATGATCGCGATCGAGCTGGTGAAGTCCGGCACGAAGGACCCGAACCCGGAGGCGGCGGGCGCGCTCGCGAAGGCCTGTCACGCCGAGGGGCTGCTCGTCCTCACCTGCGGCACCTACGGCAACGTCCTGCGCTTCCTGCCGCCGCTGGTGATCGGCGAGGACCTGCTGAACGAGGGCCTCGACCTCATCGAGCAGGCGTTCGGCACCCTCTGA